The Skermanella pratensis genome has a window encoding:
- the chlG gene encoding chlorophyll synthase ChlG, translating into MAYPTPSAVLELLKPITWFAPMWAYGCGVVSSGVPAADRWPLVIAGVILAGPLICATSQAVNDWYDRDVDAINEPNRPIPSGRLPGRWGFYIALGWTALSLLVASALGPWGMGAAVVGLALAWAYSAPPIRLKRNGWWGNAAVGACYEGLPWFTGAAVMLAARPDWRILALAGLYSVGAHGIMTLNDFKSVEGDRRMGIASLPASLGVERAARLACVVMVVPQVAVVAMLALWQRPVHAAIVALLLGAQLFLMFRLLESPRERAPWYNATGTSLYVIGMLVGAFALRQTFPGVP; encoded by the coding sequence ATGGCATACCCGACCCCCTCCGCCGTCCTGGAACTTCTGAAACCCATCACGTGGTTCGCCCCGATGTGGGCCTATGGCTGCGGGGTGGTATCCTCGGGAGTGCCGGCGGCGGATCGGTGGCCGCTGGTGATCGCCGGAGTCATCCTCGCGGGTCCCCTCATCTGCGCCACCAGCCAGGCGGTCAACGACTGGTACGACCGTGACGTCGATGCGATCAACGAACCGAACCGGCCGATCCCTTCCGGCCGGCTGCCGGGGCGCTGGGGCTTCTACATCGCCCTGGGCTGGACGGCCCTGTCGCTCCTGGTGGCCAGCGCGCTGGGGCCGTGGGGCATGGGGGCAGCCGTGGTCGGGCTGGCGCTCGCCTGGGCCTACAGCGCTCCGCCGATCCGGCTGAAGCGGAACGGCTGGTGGGGCAACGCGGCGGTCGGCGCCTGCTACGAGGGGCTGCCCTGGTTCACCGGGGCGGCGGTCATGTTGGCGGCCCGGCCGGACTGGCGCATCCTGGCTCTGGCCGGGCTCTACAGCGTCGGCGCCCACGGCATCATGACGCTCAACGACTTCAAGTCGGTCGAGGGCGATCGGCGGATGGGCATCGCGTCGCTCCCCGCCAGCCTCGGCGTCGAGCGGGCGGCGCGGCTGGCCTGCGTCGTGATGGTCGTGCCGCAAGTCGCGGTCGTCGCGATGCTGGCGCTGTGGCAGCGTCCGGTCCATGCCGCGATCGTCGCCCTGTTGCTGGGCGCCCAGCTCTTCCTGATGTTCCGCCTGCTGGAAAGCCCGCGCGAGCGGGCTCCCTGGTACAATGCCACGGGGACCAGCCTCTATGTCATCGGCATGCTGGTGGGCGCCTTCGCGCTGCGCCAGACCTTCCCGGGGGTCCCATGA
- a CDS encoding transglycosylase SLT domain-containing protein, which translates to MSNPANLMHASDPQQYRAAAGAAPQAIQAAVRQASDRTGVDFSYLMAKAAQESSFDPAAKAATSSATGLYQFIESTWLNMVEQHGAKYGLGREAAQVQRRSDGTPYVQDPQARRDILDLRKDPKVSSYLAAEFARDNQTQLEQTVGGRIGSTELYMAHFLGAGGASRFLNGMRQNPDQPAAALLPEAAAANRGVFYDKSGKALSVGQIYDRFAAKFDGMEGSSVAASAGAIGTPSSRSAWSSDGGFRSPFGRATAPNAEPASLFTVMVLSQLGTPKEDGAAADGSKNGQREAAKAISAPMPGFGAV; encoded by the coding sequence ATGTCCAACCCTGCAAACCTGATGCACGCATCCGATCCCCAGCAGTACCGCGCCGCGGCCGGGGCAGCCCCCCAGGCGATCCAGGCGGCGGTGCGTCAGGCGAGCGACCGGACGGGGGTAGATTTTTCCTACCTTATGGCAAAAGCTGCCCAGGAAAGCAGTTTCGACCCGGCGGCGAAGGCCGCGACCAGCAGCGCCACGGGGCTTTACCAGTTCATCGAGAGCACTTGGCTGAACATGGTCGAGCAGCATGGCGCCAAGTACGGCCTGGGCCGGGAGGCGGCTCAGGTTCAGCGCCGGTCGGACGGCACGCCCTACGTGCAGGACCCGCAGGCGCGGCGCGACATCCTCGACCTTCGGAAGGATCCCAAGGTGTCGTCGTACCTGGCGGCGGAGTTCGCGCGCGACAACCAGACGCAGCTCGAACAGACCGTCGGGGGCAGGATCGGGTCGACCGAACTCTACATGGCCCATTTCCTGGGGGCCGGCGGGGCGTCCAGGTTCCTCAACGGCATGCGCCAGAACCCGGACCAGCCGGCCGCGGCGTTGCTGCCCGAGGCAGCGGCGGCCAATCGCGGCGTGTTCTACGACAAGTCCGGCAAGGCGCTGTCGGTCGGCCAGATCTACGACCGGTTCGCCGCGAAGTTCGACGGGATGGAGGGCTCCTCCGTGGCGGCGTCGGCCGGCGCCATCGGCACACCGTCCAGCCGGTCGGCCTGGAGCAGCGACGGAGGGTTCCGCTCGCCCTTCGGCAGGGCCACGGCGCCGAATGCGGAGCCGGCGTCGCTGTTCACCGTCATGGTGCTGTCCCAACTCGGCACGCCCAAGGAGGACGGTGCCGCCGCCGACGGGTCGAAGAACGGTCAGCGGGAGGCCGCCAAGGCGATCAGCGCGCCGATGCCCGGGTTCGGCGCGGTCTGA
- a CDS encoding DUF1491 family protein, whose protein sequence is MDDDRIPTELWVRAHVRRCISEAIPAVIARKGSPYGGLVMLKLNQLEHGCRVLTQTRDMDGKTAWLAAKENTLMPEADADAYIERAVKRDPDLWVIEIEDRAGRHPFEGKVL, encoded by the coding sequence ATGGACGATGATCGCATTCCCACGGAACTCTGGGTCAGGGCGCATGTGCGCCGCTGCATCTCCGAAGCGATTCCCGCCGTCATCGCGCGCAAGGGCTCCCCTTACGGCGGCCTCGTCATGCTGAAGCTGAACCAGCTTGAGCACGGCTGCCGGGTGCTGACCCAGACGCGCGACATGGACGGCAAGACCGCATGGCTCGCCGCGAAGGAAAACACCCTGATGCCGGAGGCCGACGCGGACGCCTATATCGAGCGCGCGGTCAAGCGCGACCCGGATCTTTGGGTAATCGAGATCGAGGACCGGGCCGGCCGCCATCCTTTCGAGGGAAAGGTGCTCTGA
- a CDS encoding electron transfer flavoprotein-ubiquinone oxidoreductase: protein MEREVMEYDVVIVGAGPSGLSAAIRLKQLAAEQEHDVSVCILEKGSEVGAHLLSGAVLEPRALDELIPDWKDKGAPLNTPATEDHFLHLTEKRSRRLKTPPQMNNHGNYIISLGEFGRWLAAQAEELGVEIYPGFAAAEVLYREDGSVKGVATGDMGIGKDGEHTDAYTPGMELHAKQTVFAEGCRGSLAKGLMERFELRRDCDPQTYGIGIKELWEIDPAKHKAGLVVHTIGWPMDDKTYGGSWMYHMADNQVSIGFVIGLDYENPHLSPFDEFQRFKLHPEIRKYLEGGRRISYGARALSEGGFQSIPKLTFPGGCLIGDSAGFLNVPKIKGNHTAMKSGMVCAEAIFDLLKSDSGEVEAVAYPERLKESWLWEELYHVRNIRPSFRRGLWGGIAYSAFDTFVMRGKAPWTFHNHADHLQLKKASEMPKIQYPKPDGVLTFDRLSSVFISNTNHEENQPAHLTLKDPTIPIRINLPDYDAPEQRYCPAGVYEIVRDDSGANPRLQINAQNCVHCKTCDIKDPTQNINWVVPEGGGGPNYPNM from the coding sequence ATGGAACGCGAGGTAATGGAATACGATGTCGTGATCGTCGGAGCCGGGCCGTCGGGCCTGAGCGCCGCGATCCGGCTGAAACAGCTCGCCGCCGAGCAGGAACACGACGTGTCGGTCTGCATCCTGGAGAAGGGCTCCGAGGTCGGCGCCCACCTGCTCTCAGGGGCCGTGCTGGAGCCGCGGGCGCTGGACGAGCTGATCCCGGACTGGAAGGACAAGGGCGCGCCGCTCAACACGCCGGCGACGGAGGACCATTTCCTCCACCTGACGGAGAAGCGCTCGCGCCGGCTCAAGACGCCGCCGCAGATGAACAACCACGGCAACTACATCATCAGCCTGGGCGAGTTCGGACGCTGGCTGGCGGCCCAGGCCGAGGAGCTGGGCGTCGAGATCTATCCGGGGTTCGCGGCCGCCGAGGTGCTGTACCGCGAGGACGGCTCGGTCAAGGGTGTCGCGACCGGCGACATGGGCATCGGCAAGGACGGCGAGCACACCGACGCCTACACGCCGGGCATGGAGCTGCACGCCAAGCAGACCGTCTTCGCCGAGGGCTGCCGCGGCTCGCTGGCCAAGGGGCTGATGGAGCGCTTCGAGCTGCGCCGGGATTGCGACCCGCAGACCTACGGCATCGGCATCAAGGAGCTGTGGGAGATCGACCCGGCGAAGCACAAGGCCGGGCTGGTGGTCCACACCATCGGCTGGCCGATGGACGACAAGACCTACGGCGGCTCGTGGATGTACCACATGGCCGACAACCAGGTCTCGATCGGCTTCGTCATCGGGCTGGACTACGAGAACCCCCACCTGTCGCCGTTCGACGAGTTCCAGCGCTTCAAGCTGCACCCCGAGATCCGCAAGTACCTGGAGGGCGGCCGGCGGATTTCCTACGGCGCCCGGGCGCTGAGCGAAGGGGGCTTCCAGTCGATCCCGAAGCTGACCTTCCCCGGCGGCTGCCTGATCGGCGACAGCGCCGGGTTCCTCAACGTGCCCAAGATCAAGGGCAACCACACCGCCATGAAAAGCGGCATGGTCTGTGCCGAGGCGATCTTCGACCTGCTGAAGTCCGACTCGGGCGAGGTCGAGGCCGTGGCCTATCCGGAGCGGCTGAAGGAAAGCTGGCTGTGGGAGGAGCTGTACCACGTCCGCAACATCCGGCCGTCGTTCCGGCGGGGCCTGTGGGGCGGCATCGCGTACTCGGCGTTCGACACCTTCGTGATGCGGGGCAAGGCGCCGTGGACGTTCCACAACCACGCCGACCATCTCCAGCTGAAGAAGGCGAGCGAGATGCCGAAGATCCAGTACCCCAAGCCGGACGGGGTGCTGACCTTCGACCGGTTGTCCTCGGTGTTCATCTCCAACACCAACCATGAGGAGAACCAGCCGGCGCACCTGACGCTGAAGGACCCGACGATCCCGATCCGGATCAACCTGCCGGACTACGACGCGCCGGAGCAGCGCTACTGCCCGGCCGGGGTCTACGAGATCGTGCGGGACGACTCCGGGGCCAATCCCAGGCTCCAGATCAACGCGCAGAACTGCGTCCACTGCAAGACCTGCGACATCAAGGACCCGACCCAGAACATCAACTGGGTCGTCCCCGAAGGCGGCGGCGGACCCAACTATCCGAACATGTAG
- a CDS encoding adenylate/guanylate cyclase domain-containing protein produces the protein MEDRRILELSEWIIGARLEGAPETELVDGFCRRLVEYGVPLTRVVVGIDTLHPVLEARTFHWHRKKNETTASEYARAVARENEDKWLKSPFYYLTEGGGKSLRCRFVDGDCPSDRFPVLGELRDEGITDYLAISNMFGKPITIGLMDSLVSSWSTGRPEGFDDTHITIMERSLPFLALAIRDVSVARIAETLVETYLGRDAGRRVLGGYIERGVTERMSAVLWFSDLQGFTRITDTVDPEQVIPLLNDYADAIVSSIHDHQGQVMKFMGDGIMAIFSGAGDGELCNRSLDAAEEARRRVARLNKRRKAEGLPWTRFYLGLNVGEVFYGNIGSEDRLDFTVIGPAVNEVSRIAAMCRSLDQDVLLSSAFANSAETCAARLVSVGRYALRGVGRPQELFTLDPEAVAGGTGTCAMLR, from the coding sequence ATGGAAGACCGGCGGATACTGGAGCTTTCCGAATGGATCATCGGGGCCAGGCTGGAGGGAGCCCCGGAGACCGAACTGGTCGACGGCTTCTGCCGGCGGCTGGTCGAGTACGGCGTCCCGCTGACGCGCGTGGTGGTCGGGATCGATACCCTCCACCCCGTTCTGGAGGCCCGCACCTTCCACTGGCACCGGAAGAAGAACGAGACCACGGCATCCGAGTACGCCCGCGCGGTAGCCCGCGAGAACGAGGACAAGTGGCTGAAAAGCCCGTTCTACTACCTGACCGAAGGCGGCGGTAAATCCCTGCGCTGCCGGTTCGTCGACGGCGACTGCCCGTCCGACCGGTTCCCCGTCCTGGGCGAACTGCGGGACGAGGGGATCACCGACTATCTCGCCATAAGCAATATGTTCGGAAAGCCGATCACGATCGGCCTGATGGACAGCCTGGTGTCGTCCTGGTCGACCGGCCGGCCCGAAGGGTTCGACGACACCCACATCACGATCATGGAGCGCAGCCTGCCATTCCTGGCGCTGGCGATCCGCGACGTCTCGGTCGCGCGCATCGCCGAGACGCTGGTCGAGACCTATCTGGGTCGTGACGCCGGCCGGCGCGTGCTGGGCGGCTATATCGAGCGCGGCGTGACCGAACGGATGAGCGCCGTCCTGTGGTTCAGCGACCTCCAGGGCTTCACCCGGATCACCGACACCGTCGATCCGGAGCAGGTAATCCCGTTGCTGAACGATTATGCCGACGCGATCGTCTCCTCGATCCACGACCACCAGGGGCAGGTGATGAAGTTCATGGGCGACGGCATCATGGCGATCTTCAGCGGCGCCGGCGACGGCGAGCTGTGCAACCGCTCCCTGGATGCCGCCGAGGAGGCACGCCGCCGCGTCGCCCGGCTGAACAAGCGGCGCAAGGCCGAGGGGCTGCCCTGGACGCGCTTCTACCTGGGCCTCAATGTCGGCGAGGTGTTCTACGGCAACATCGGTAGCGAGGACCGGCTGGACTTCACCGTGATCGGCCCCGCGGTCAACGAGGTCAGCCGGATCGCCGCCATGTGCCGGTCCCTGGACCAGGACGTCCTGCTGTCGTCCGCCTTCGCCAACTCCGCCGAGACCTGCGCCGCGCGGCTGGTGTCGGTCGGCCGCTACGCGCTGCGCGGCGTCGGCCGCCCACAGGAACTGTTCACCCTGGACCCGGAGGCGGTGGCGGGTGGTACGGGAACGTGCGCCATGCTCAGGTGA
- a CDS encoding L-threonylcarbamoyladenylate synthase, whose amino-acid sequence MNSTDSPQRDSPQRTPELVPPSDANIARAADMLRAGELVAFPTETVYGLGADATDDRAVARIFEAKGRPRFNPLIVHVPDQASAEAIVRFDERAERLAETLWPGPLTLVLPRRPDSPLSLLVSAGLDSVAVRFPAHPVARALLKAAGRPVAAPSANRSGAVSPTTPLHVAESLGARVGLILAAGRCAVGVESTVLDLTGEAPVLLRPGGVIAEDLEALLGMPVLRARQEESGDPAAPKSPGQLASHYAPGRPVRLGANGAAPDEALLAFGPDTFIRGGATRLNLSPQGDLHEAAANLFAMLRALDRPEHAAIAVMPIPEQGLGVAINDRLRRAAAPRGQAPFPPETPTQD is encoded by the coding sequence ATGAACAGCACAGACAGTCCGCAGAGAGACAGCCCACAGAGAACGCCCGAGCTGGTCCCGCCCAGCGATGCCAACATCGCGCGCGCGGCCGACATGCTGCGCGCCGGGGAGCTTGTGGCGTTCCCGACCGAGACTGTCTATGGGCTGGGCGCCGATGCGACCGATGACCGCGCCGTCGCCCGGATCTTCGAGGCCAAAGGCAGGCCGCGCTTCAACCCGCTGATCGTCCATGTGCCCGACCAGGCCTCGGCCGAGGCGATCGTCCGGTTCGACGAGCGCGCCGAGCGGCTGGCCGAGACCCTGTGGCCCGGCCCGCTGACGCTGGTGCTGCCGCGCCGGCCCGACAGCCCGCTGTCGCTGCTGGTCAGCGCCGGCCTGGACAGCGTGGCGGTCCGGTTCCCGGCGCACCCGGTGGCCCGCGCGCTCCTGAAGGCGGCGGGGCGGCCGGTGGCGGCCCCCAGCGCCAACCGGTCGGGCGCCGTCAGCCCGACCACGCCGCTGCACGTGGCCGAGAGCCTGGGCGCCCGCGTCGGCCTGATCCTGGCCGCGGGCCGCTGCGCGGTGGGCGTCGAGTCGACCGTGCTCGACCTGACCGGAGAGGCGCCGGTCCTGCTGCGCCCCGGCGGCGTGATCGCCGAGGACCTGGAGGCGCTGCTGGGCATGCCGGTGCTGCGGGCACGGCAGGAGGAATCGGGCGACCCGGCGGCGCCCAAGTCGCCCGGCCAGCTCGCCAGCCACTATGCCCCGGGCCGGCCGGTCCGGCTGGGGGCGAACGGGGCCGCGCCGGACGAGGCCCTGCTCGCCTTCGGCCCCGACACCTTCATCCGCGGCGGCGCGACGCGCCTGAACCTGAGCCCGCAGGGCGACCTGCACGAGGCCGCGGCCAACCTGTTCGCGATGCTGCGCGCCCTGGACCGGCCGGAGCACGCCGCGATCGCCGTCATGCCCATACCCGAGCAGGGACTCGGCGTGGCGATCAACGACCGCCTGCGCCGGGCCGCGGCCCCCCGCGGGCAAGCGCCCTTCCCTCCCGAAACGCCGACACAAGACTGA
- a CDS encoding acyl-CoA dehydrogenase: protein MIPYSAPIQDMRFVLNEVVGMDRITSLPGYADATPDMVDAILDEASKLASNVLAPINFSGDQEGAVLENGVVRTPKGFKEAYRQYQEGGWNSVPFDPGHGGQGLPWTLAMAVQEMWQASNMSFALCPMLNQGAVEALTEHGSDELKEIYLGKLISGEWTGTMNLTEPQAGSDLAAIRTRAVREDGHYRISGQKIYITYGEHDFTENIIHMVLARLNDAPPGIKGISLFVVPKFLVNPDGSLGGRNDLRCVSLEHKLGIHASPTAVMAFGDDDGAVGYLVGEENRGIEYMFTMMNNARMGVGLQGVAISERAYQQARDYARTRVQSRDMTDAKGEPVTIVRHPDVRRMLMTMRSQTEAARALTYYAVAALDIAKKHADPAEAAKGQAMADLLTPVVKAWCTDLGVENASIGIQIHGGMGFIEETGAAQHLRDARITPIYEGTNGIQANDLVFRKVIRDGGAAAGVLFAEMRETVEALKHLPGDDMAAISIGLGKAVDALEKATAWLVEHGKRMPQAAAAGAASYLKMFGITTGGFLMARAAMAAQQGQTDPDADQRFLDAKLITARFFADQFLPQAISLLTPITEGHRTVMALSEDQF, encoded by the coding sequence ATGATCCCCTACTCCGCCCCCATCCAGGACATGCGCTTCGTGCTGAACGAGGTGGTCGGCATGGACCGCATCACCAGCCTGCCCGGCTATGCCGATGCGACGCCAGACATGGTCGACGCCATCCTCGACGAAGCCAGCAAGCTGGCCTCCAACGTGCTGGCGCCGATCAACTTCTCCGGCGACCAGGAAGGGGCCGTGCTGGAGAACGGCGTCGTCCGCACGCCCAAGGGCTTCAAGGAGGCGTATCGCCAGTACCAGGAGGGCGGCTGGAACAGCGTGCCGTTCGACCCCGGTCACGGCGGCCAGGGCCTGCCCTGGACCCTCGCCATGGCGGTGCAGGAGATGTGGCAGGCGTCCAACATGTCGTTCGCGCTGTGCCCGATGCTGAACCAGGGCGCGGTCGAGGCGCTGACCGAGCACGGCAGCGACGAGTTGAAGGAGATCTATCTCGGCAAGCTGATCTCGGGCGAATGGACCGGCACCATGAACCTGACCGAGCCGCAGGCGGGCAGCGACCTGGCCGCGATCCGGACCCGGGCGGTGCGGGAGGACGGCCATTACCGGATCTCCGGCCAGAAGATCTACATCACCTACGGCGAGCACGATTTCACCGAGAACATCATCCACATGGTGCTGGCCCGGCTGAACGACGCGCCTCCCGGCATCAAGGGCATCTCGCTGTTCGTCGTGCCGAAGTTCCTGGTCAATCCGGATGGCTCGCTGGGCGGCCGCAACGACCTGCGCTGCGTCAGCCTGGAGCACAAGCTGGGCATCCACGCCAGCCCGACCGCGGTCATGGCGTTCGGCGACGACGACGGCGCCGTGGGCTATCTGGTCGGCGAGGAGAACCGCGGCATCGAGTACATGTTCACCATGATGAACAACGCCCGCATGGGCGTCGGCCTCCAGGGCGTCGCGATCTCCGAACGGGCCTACCAGCAGGCCCGCGACTATGCCCGCACGCGGGTGCAGAGCCGCGACATGACCGACGCCAAGGGCGAGCCGGTGACGATCGTGCGGCACCCCGACGTCCGCCGCATGCTGATGACCATGCGCTCGCAGACCGAAGCCGCGCGGGCCCTGACCTATTACGCGGTCGCGGCGCTGGACATCGCGAAGAAGCACGCCGACCCCGCCGAGGCCGCCAAGGGCCAGGCCATGGCCGACCTGCTGACCCCCGTGGTCAAGGCGTGGTGCACCGACCTGGGCGTGGAGAACGCCTCGATCGGCATCCAGATCCATGGCGGCATGGGCTTCATCGAGGAGACCGGCGCCGCCCAGCACCTGCGCGACGCCCGGATCACCCCGATCTATGAGGGCACCAACGGCATCCAGGCCAACGACCTGGTGTTCCGAAAGGTGATCCGCGACGGCGGTGCCGCCGCCGGCGTGCTGTTCGCCGAAATGCGCGAGACGGTGGAGGCGCTGAAGCACCTGCCGGGCGACGACATGGCGGCGATCTCCATCGGCCTGGGCAAGGCGGTGGACGCGCTGGAGAAGGCGACGGCTTGGCTGGTCGAGCACGGCAAGCGCATGCCCCAGGCCGCGGCGGCCGGGGCCGCCAGCTACTTGAAGATGTTCGGCATCACCACCGGCGGTTTCCTGATGGCCCGCGCCGCGATGGCGGCCCAGCAGGGCCAGACCGACCCGGACGCCGACCAGCGCTTCCTGGACGCAAAGCTGATCACCGCCCGCTTCTTCGCCGACCAGTTCCTGCCCCAGGCGATCAGCCTGCTGACCCCGATCACCGAGGGCCACCGCACGGTGATGGCGCTGTCGGAGGATCAGTTCTAG
- a CDS encoding serine hydrolase domain-containing protein: protein MMEAALAEISSRFVTGCGRAGVAIIHGADRWSGSVGREGPTAGETGRYLLYSFTKTLMAAAALRLVEAGRLRLDHPLDEPAVPGSVAGRITLRRLLHHDSGLADYGGLPEYHEAVRAGQEPWTEEEYWSRTGAGRLLFEPGRGWAYSNIGYMLVRRILCREAGAGFGDMLADLVFRPLGVTDAFAPAARADLEGLDLGPSRYLGNGGPPVPVAPRYHPGWVSHGVVAATPDAAACLLHGIMTGALLSPSLLARMTAARRVADPMPDRPWIEPGYGLGLMVELVPGGSGAAGHTGGGPGCSPAVFHFRGKRQPLTICVVTDGEDIAQAETMAVAASTPFP, encoded by the coding sequence ATGATGGAAGCGGCCCTGGCGGAAATATCGTCCCGGTTCGTCACCGGCTGCGGCCGGGCCGGCGTGGCGATCATCCACGGCGCCGACCGGTGGTCCGGATCGGTCGGCCGGGAAGGGCCCACCGCCGGAGAAACCGGCCGTTACCTGCTGTACAGCTTCACGAAAACGCTGATGGCCGCGGCGGCGCTCCGCCTGGTGGAAGCGGGCCGGCTCCGACTCGACCATCCGCTGGACGAGCCCGCCGTGCCGGGATCGGTCGCCGGCCGGATCACGCTCCGCCGGCTTCTCCACCACGATAGCGGGTTGGCCGACTATGGCGGCCTGCCCGAATACCATGAGGCGGTGAGGGCCGGGCAAGAGCCCTGGACCGAGGAGGAATACTGGTCCCGAACGGGTGCCGGACGCCTGCTGTTCGAGCCCGGCCGGGGCTGGGCCTATTCCAATATCGGCTATATGCTGGTCCGCCGGATCCTGTGCCGGGAAGCCGGGGCCGGTTTCGGCGACATGCTGGCGGATCTCGTCTTCAGGCCGCTCGGGGTGACCGACGCCTTCGCCCCAGCGGCCCGGGCGGACCTGGAGGGGCTGGATCTGGGTCCGAGCCGGTATCTCGGGAACGGCGGACCGCCGGTGCCGGTCGCCCCCCGCTATCATCCCGGCTGGGTGTCGCACGGTGTCGTCGCCGCGACTCCGGATGCCGCGGCGTGCCTGCTCCACGGCATCATGACCGGCGCGCTGCTGTCCCCTTCCCTGCTGGCCCGGATGACGGCGGCCCGGCGGGTCGCCGATCCGATGCCGGACCGGCCCTGGATCGAACCGGGTTACGGATTGGGGCTGATGGTCGAACTGGTCCCCGGCGGCTCCGGCGCGGCCGGGCATACCGGGGGCGGGCCCGGATGCAGCCCGGCCGTCTTCCATTTCCGAGGAAAGCGGCAGCCGCTGACCATCTGCGTCGTCACCGATGGGGAGGACATCGCCCAGGCCGAAACCATGGCCGTGGCCGCGTCCACCCCGTTCCCCTAG
- the bcp gene encoding thioredoxin-dependent thiol peroxidase — MSVEVGSPAPDFTMPTDGGGEVSLSALRGKKVVLYFYPKDDTSGCTKQACGFRDNLPDFTGIDAVVIGVSKDSVASHDKFKKKYELPFVLASDQGSDTAEKYDVWKEKSMYGKKYMGIERSTFLIDGDGVVRGAWRKVKVDGHTDEVLKAAKAL, encoded by the coding sequence ATGAGCGTCGAGGTAGGTTCCCCCGCTCCCGACTTCACCATGCCGACCGACGGCGGCGGCGAGGTCAGCCTGTCGGCCCTGCGCGGCAAGAAGGTCGTGCTGTATTTCTATCCGAAGGACGACACCAGCGGATGCACCAAGCAGGCCTGCGGCTTCCGCGACAACCTGCCCGACTTCACCGGCATCGACGCCGTCGTGATCGGCGTGTCCAAGGACAGCGTCGCCAGCCACGACAAGTTCAAGAAGAAATACGAGCTGCCCTTCGTCCTGGCGTCCGACCAGGGCTCCGACACCGCCGAGAAGTACGACGTGTGGAAGGAGAAGAGCATGTACGGCAAGAAGTACATGGGCATCGAGCGCTCGACCTTCCTGATCGACGGCGACGGCGTGGTCCGCGGCGCCTGGCGGAAGGTCAAGGTCGACGGCCACACCGACGAGGTGCTGAAGGCGGCGAAGGCGCTTTAG
- the parA gene encoding ParA family partition ATPase, which yields MAGKIYTVAQQKGGAGKTTLAAHLAIAWSEVDLRVAVVDIDPQGSLTRWFQTRQEALGGNVGLQHVQINGWRTQREVERLAQENDIVVIDSPPHAETEARIAVRSANLVIVPVQPSPMDMWATQPTLDLARSENVPVLLVINRVPPRARLADDLIERIKGMGADVAHTQIGNRVQFAAALFEGRSVTESARKTRAAEEIQELAAEILKRGKR from the coding sequence ATGGCGGGCAAGATCTACACCGTGGCACAACAGAAGGGGGGCGCCGGAAAGACGACCCTGGCGGCCCATCTCGCGATCGCCTGGTCCGAGGTGGACCTGCGCGTCGCGGTGGTCGATATCGATCCCCAGGGGAGCCTGACGCGCTGGTTCCAGACCAGGCAGGAGGCGCTCGGCGGAAATGTCGGCCTTCAGCACGTCCAGATCAACGGCTGGCGCACCCAGCGCGAGGTCGAGCGGCTGGCGCAGGAGAACGACATCGTCGTGATCGACAGCCCGCCGCACGCCGAGACCGAGGCCCGCATCGCGGTCCGCTCCGCCAACCTCGTCATCGTGCCCGTCCAGCCCAGCCCGATGGACATGTGGGCGACCCAGCCGACGCTGGACCTGGCGCGGTCCGAAAACGTGCCGGTCCTGCTGGTGATCAACCGGGTGCCGCCGCGCGCCAGGCTGGCCGACGACCTGATCGAGCGGATCAAGGGCATGGGCGCCGACGTTGCCCACACCCAGATCGGCAACCGCGTCCAGTTCGCGGCGGCCCTGTTCGAAGGCCGCAGCGTAACCGAATCGGCCCGCAAGACCCGCGCCGCCGAGGAGATCCAGGAACTCGCCGCGGAGATCCTGAAGCGGGGCAAGCGCTAA